The DNA region GCGTCGGTCCCCTCCCTCCCTAGCTGTGTGcctgcgcgcggcggcggcggcggcggcggtgatggcGATGGAGATGGAGGACACCGCGGTCCCGGCGCTCGCGGTGGTGGACGCGCGGTTCATCGCCGCGGACGCGGCGTCGCTGGCCGTGGCCAAGGCGCTGAGCATGTCCGGGAGCGACTTCGCCGTCACGGACGCGGCCACGGGCGCGCTCGTGCTGCGCGTCGACGGGGTGCTCTtcagcctccgccgccgctgcgtcCTCGTCGACGCCGACCGCCGGcccgtcctcaccgtccaggaATCGGTCTCTGCTCCTTCTCCCCTCCGATCCTCCTTCCCTTGATTTCTTGATCTCCCTCTCTCTTGCTCCGCCTGCCGGAGTCCTGACGTGAGCTGCTTGGATGGGGATGGGGAACGCGCAGGCGCTGATGCTGAGCACGCGGTGGAAGGTGTTCCGGGGCGACAGCACCAGGCGCCGGGACCTGCTGTTCACCGTGGTGAAGCCGTCCGTGATGCAGCTGCGGGGGCCGACCAAGGTCAGCGTCTTCCTCGCCAGCAACGACGCCGAGCAGGCCTGCGACTTCAGGATCACCGGCAGCTACCACGACGGCGCCTGCGCCGTCTCGCTCGGCGACTCCGACACCGTCATCGCCAAGGCAAGTAGTGTCCGCGGCGCTCTCCTCCTCACCGATCAGCGTTGCTTGTTCATCGTGTTCCTCGACTGAATGTGAATGGATCGGTACTTGCAGATCGACCGGCGGTTCAGCGTGGTGAGCGCGCTGCTGGGGAAGAACACGTACAGCGTCACCGTCAACCCGGGCATCGACTACGCCTTCATCGTCGCGCTCGTCGTCATCCTCGACGAGATGCATTACCAGAGATGACACACGCTTCAGTTCCAGTCCCGAGCCCCTCCAGGCTTCAGTTCGCTGCTCCCCTTTATGTCTTCCTGATCGGTCTCTGCAATTTTTAGCCCATTATTGGTGTTCTGCTGCTCCATTTAGGGGGTTCTTGTGAGCTGCGATTGGTTCATGTCTTTGCCCTTCTGAAGGTTGTGATGTACTATTGTCACAACGATAGGTGAAAAATTAAGATTGAAATTCACGTTGAGATGAGGTTAAACCGCACATGTCACCACAGTAATTTTGCTCTCTTTGTACTGAATCCTTTCCAAGGACAAGGATCGACTTTATATAGCCTTGATTGAATGAATGGTGAGTAGTTAGGCCGTAGGTATCAAATTGGAGAATTGGAATGTCTTCGAAGAAGACAATTCAGGCAAGTGGAGGTTTCGTTGGTCTTGAGAAATCAGACGCTGCTATCCATCCAAGCAAGGATAGCTGACcgcggtcaacgctgacgtggCGGCTGATCGCAACAGTCAAACCGGTGACTTCAAACTCCTCGTTTGTCTGGTCACCGATGGTGTATAGGCACATAGCACCGCGCGCGTTCCAGGCGATCACGGTTCAGTAGTGAAGATGGATGCACCGGCACCAGCCACGGCAGCGGCGGAGGCCCCGGCACCGGCGGTGAAGGCAGTGGTGAACTTCTGCGCGCCGGAGGCCACGGCGTTCGCGGTGGTCAAGACGATCAGCTACACGGGGCGCGACTTCATCACCGTCAAggacgccgccggcgccgcggtgATGCAGGTGGAGGCCGAGGTGCTCGCGTTCCTGTCTTCCTGAAGAAATCCCTCCTCCTCGACGCGGCGCGCCGTCCCGTGCTCGCCATGCAGGACTCGCCCGTGCTCGGGGGCGCCAGGTGGGAGGTGTTCGATCAGGGGGGGCAGCGCCAGCCGGAGGAACCTGCTCTTCACCGTCGTGAAGCCGTCCTCGTTCCAGATCAGGACCAAGATCTACATCTTCCTGGCCGGCAACGCCCGCGAGGAGGCGCCTGACTTCGCCATCTGGGGCA from Panicum hallii strain FIL2 chromosome 9, PHallii_v3.1, whole genome shotgun sequence includes:
- the LOC112873544 gene encoding protein LURP-one-related 15-like — encoded protein: MAMEMEDTAVPALAVVDARFIAADAASLAVAKALSMSGSDFAVTDAATGALVLRVDGVLFSLRRRCVLVDADRRPVLTVQESALMLSTRWKVFRGDSTRRRDLLFTVVKPSVMQLRGPTKVSVFLASNDAEQACDFRITGSYHDGACAVSLGDSDTVIAKIDRRFSVVSALLGKNTYSVTVNPGIDYAFIVALVVILDEMHYQR